CCCAGCATCCAGCGCCATCCAATGGCGATATCCCAGTCGTTTGATCCGTAGGAGGCGATGATGTAGTTGATGACGTTAGTCAGGAAGAGGCCGCAAACCGCAAGCAACTGATAAGAGAAGGCGAGCAGACCACGGATGTTGGCCGGAGCCGATTCGGTGATATATGTGACGGCCAGCGCGGCGGTCAGGCCGATGCCGTAGCCGCCGGCCACGCGCGCCACGATAAGCGCTATGGGACCTATCGTCAGCGCACTCCATACAGCCGCAACGAGGAAGAACGCGCCGCCGATAATAAGGATACGTTTTCTGCCGAATCGGTCGGAAAGGAATCCGGCGGTGGCCGCTCCGATGACGGCACCGAGCATGATGGAGGAGATGACGAGGCCCTCCATGAGAGTACTGAGCCCATATCTGGCGCGCAGGAATTCGATGGCGCCGGAGATAGAGACGGTGTCGTAGCCGTACAGTAATCCGGCAAGACCCGCACTCAAAGCCAGTCCGAATGTATATTTTCCTGATCCGCGGGTGCGTATGGCTGTCCCTAAAGGGTTGGGCTGCTTGGAAGCAGTCCGAAACAGTCCCGCCATGTGCTCTTCCTCTCAATACAGCTATGGGGGTGCCTATTCATACTAGCCGAACTGGCTCCGTCTGGCGCTGGTCCCGGCCCGTCACGCAAGACAATCCATCCTGGGATGTGAATCAGAGGAATTCGCCAGTCTTTCCGAATGCACTCTAAAGCAATTCGCCAGTTTGCAGTCAGCAAGGGTGTTATTGCCATGGTATAGAAAGACGGGAAATGCTCTCCTTGCCACTATTATCCTTTGATAATGTCCCATTTATGTCCTTGGCTTTTATTCTAAGCTGAGATAGTCCTCTACCGCCTGTCATAGCTCGTGCGGTATAACATGAGGACTTGGTATTACACGTATTGCTTGATATGACTGTTATATCTGCTGCTGTGATATTGACGATAAGACTGCATTCTTTTATCGGATCAGCGTACTTGATCATATTGCTGGTGAATTCATCTATGCCCGTATGGACTATATCCAGCACTTTGGGATCGTAGCTGAGTGGCATAGTGCCCAGAAGTTGTGTGTTCACAGCAAAACCAAGTTCACGCATCTCTTCCTTGGCCTGTGTAAGATGTGCATCAAGCATTTCCTGCTCAGTCTCAGGGGCGGGAGACATTCTGGACTTAGGAAGCTCGACTCTATCGTGTGATTCATTGTCTGCGATGGTTTCGGAACCGAGTACATCGATTGTCGCCCGTATTTTTTCGAGCAGATCTTGAGATATGTCAAGTAGTTCAGAGATTTCGGCTTGGTACTGTTCAGATTGCGGTGGTTGCTCACACCAAGTCCGTATGTCGTGCTGCATGCGAAGTATCTGGTAGGCGAGTCGGTTGGTCACTTGGTCGTGGAGTGTTGCAGCAATTAACTCGCGGCGGCGACGTTCCTCGTTAATCTCCCTCTGACGATCCAGCTCATGGCGGATCTGCTGCATGCGCATGAGCCTAATGCGCCATTGCATGCCGACGCCGATACATGAAGCAGCGGGGAGCGCTACTACGGCAATCATGTCAAAAATAGGCGATGGACTCGCGCCGGACATTCCCAGCATAGCGTGGGAGACGACAGTTACGGATGATTGGACTATGCCTAAGCCGATGCCTAGTCCTGTATATCGAAATGAGACCAGCATTAGAGTGGCGGCAAATGAGAGGAACAACGCCCAAGATAATTCAGATAATGCGGGAACCATACAAATGCACGCCCAAAGCAGAGTTTGCATTATCGCCGCCACAAGTGGAAAACGTATGGAGATGATGGACAGAACCATCGCTACCACGCCAATCGCGAACGCAATCCATCCAATTACACCCGAGACAAGACTGGCGACCAGCAGTATACTTCCGTATCCGCATCCTGCCATGACCGCGATTGCGCGCATGTACATCCAACTGCTGGTACCTATTTCGTCGTTCTGATCCTGTGCAAGTCCATTCCGTTTGGTGTTTTCATGGTTCATAGCAGTCCGCGTTTCTCGCACATGATGATGGCGTGGATTCTGTTCCGTGCATGCAATTTGGCGACCGCACGTTTGACATACGTGCCGATGGTGAACTTGCTTAGGGACAAAGACCTCGCAATCTCCTCAGTTTCCAGTCCTTCGGAGTACATGCGCAGGATTTCAACCTCCCGTGCGGACAGTCGATCTCCGTTCATCCAACGCTTATCTGAAGCCTTAGTAAAGTCTGGAATAAGGTTGGAAGCAGTGTCTGGCACATCAGTGAAACGTGCTGATTCATCAGCAGCGCATTGCGTCGCCGAGCCCATCGATGCGCGTCGTACGGCGCTGGACAAGATGCGTAAGTCCGTTTTGGAGATCAACGCCTGAGCTCCGGCTTCGGCGGCTGCGCGAGCATAGCTTCCCAGCGAAAATGAGGTCATGCATACTACTCCGATGGGTAGCGAATGACGGCGTAAGGTCCTGCATACCATGGCACCGCTCGTGTTCTCCATGGACATATCGACCAATATCACTTGCGGACGCGTTCTCGGGGACAAGCAGTTGTCAATCGCATCGTCGCCTGAGATTGTCGTCCATAGGATGTGCAGCCAAGGCAGACTGCGCAGGATGCTCGACAATGCCGCCAACGTCAGCTGGTCGTTGTCCACAATGCCCAATGTCACTTTTCCTTCGCCTTGTTGGTTCATGTCTTGATGATATTGCGGATGGTCGCCAGCTTCCCACAATGTCACTTATGAAGTGACATCGGTGGATTGTCCCGGAAGAAGGCGATACCTTGAAGACGTTCCGGAAAGATTCCGGAACG
The window above is part of the Bifidobacterium longum subsp. infantis ATCC 15697 = JCM 1222 = DSM 20088 genome. Proteins encoded here:
- a CDS encoding histidine kinase gives rise to the protein MNHENTKRNGLAQDQNDEIGTSSWMYMRAIAVMAGCGYGSILLVASLVSGVIGWIAFAIGVVAMVLSIISIRFPLVAAIMQTLLWACICMVPALSELSWALFLSFAATLMLVSFRYTGLGIGLGIVQSSVTVVSHAMLGMSGASPSPIFDMIAVVALPAASCIGVGMQWRIRLMRMQQIRHELDRQREINEERRRRELIAATLHDQVTNRLAYQILRMQHDIRTWCEQPPQSEQYQAEISELLDISQDLLEKIRATIDVLGSETIADNESHDRVELPKSRMSPAPETEQEMLDAHLTQAKEEMRELGFAVNTQLLGTMPLSYDPKVLDIVHTGIDEFTSNMIKYADPIKECSLIVNITAADITVISSNTCNTKSSCYTARAMTGGRGLSQLRIKAKDINGTLSKDNSGKESISRLSIPWQ
- a CDS encoding response regulator transcription factor, producing MNQQGEGKVTLGIVDNDQLTLAALSSILRSLPWLHILWTTISGDDAIDNCLSPRTRPQVILVDMSMENTSGAMVCRTLRRHSLPIGVVCMTSFSLGSYARAAAEAGAQALISKTDLRILSSAVRRASMGSATQCAADESARFTDVPDTASNLIPDFTKASDKRWMNGDRLSAREVEILRMYSEGLETEEIARSLSLSKFTIGTYVKRAVAKLHARNRIHAIIMCEKRGLL